One genomic region from Curtobacterium sp. 9128 encodes:
- a CDS encoding universal stress protein, with amino-acid sequence MVESNTAGVVVVGVQPGQAHDVVGVAAAVAERFSARLVCVVIDPALLSTGFRADGSEIIEPIDPDTADSDPQQLPDEDVRVIQELAAARLVDVEVAFRVGDPGRALAAVAEERDAVMIVVGSQTGRRRVTELLNGSVAAHLTHQQHRPVLVVPHDPVGATVVRPSDAP; translated from the coding sequence ATGGTCGAGTCGAACACTGCCGGTGTTGTCGTCGTCGGTGTGCAGCCAGGGCAGGCGCACGACGTCGTCGGTGTCGCGGCTGCCGTCGCTGAACGCTTCAGCGCCCGCCTGGTGTGTGTGGTCATCGATCCGGCGCTGCTGTCGACGGGGTTCCGTGCGGATGGGTCGGAGATCATCGAACCGATTGACCCGGACACGGCGGACAGCGACCCGCAGCAGCTCCCCGACGAAGACGTGCGGGTCATTCAGGAGCTCGCTGCAGCGCGATTAGTGGACGTGGAAGTTGCCTTCCGGGTCGGGGATCCGGGTCGCGCACTCGCTGCGGTGGCTGAGGAACGTGATGCGGTGATGATCGTCGTCGGATCGCAGACCGGCCGACGCCGGGTGACGGAACTGCTCAATGGGTCTGTCGCCGCGCACTTGACCCATCAGCAGCACCGGCCGGTGTTGGTCGTCCCGCATGACCCGGTTGGTGCCACCGTGGTCCGGCCGTCGGATGCCCCGTGA
- a CDS encoding 2,3-diphosphoglycerate-dependent phosphoglycerate mutase, translating into MLLRHGESTANEAGTFTGLLDVPLTPHGEEQAAAAGQLLRSKHITPDVVVTSTLRRAVRTAELVCDALGTQMPTEAVWQFNERNYGALTGMTKTDARRMLGDDKYLRLRRSRTGAPPPMSLQLWEELRSSSALRGLPDGALRRTEALSDVIERVRPVLHDRLLPMLRAGRSVLVVAHGNSLRALCACIGDLTGPELEQLNLPTGQPVQYHLAPTGALVPRGGAFLDPTAAQHAAALVAAEGGT; encoded by the coding sequence ATGCTTCTGCGGCATGGGGAGAGCACCGCGAACGAAGCCGGCACTTTCACCGGGCTCCTCGACGTCCCGCTCACGCCTCACGGTGAAGAGCAAGCGGCAGCGGCGGGGCAGCTTCTTCGGTCGAAGCACATCACGCCGGACGTCGTGGTCACCTCCACATTGCGCCGAGCCGTCCGCACCGCCGAACTGGTCTGCGACGCCCTCGGGACACAGATGCCCACAGAAGCGGTGTGGCAGTTCAACGAACGCAACTACGGTGCTCTGACCGGGATGACGAAGACCGACGCCCGTCGGATGCTCGGTGACGACAAGTACTTGCGGCTCCGCAGGTCCCGTACCGGCGCGCCGCCACCGATGTCGCTGCAGCTGTGGGAGGAACTGCGGTCAAGTTCCGCGCTGCGCGGCCTGCCCGACGGCGCTCTCCGACGCACCGAGGCCCTCTCGGACGTCATCGAGCGGGTCCGCCCCGTCCTGCACGACCGGCTCCTGCCGATGCTGCGGGCAGGGCGGAGCGTCCTCGTCGTCGCGCACGGGAACTCGCTCCGTGCGTTGTGCGCATGCATTGGCGACCTCACCGGCCCGGAGCTCGAGCAGCTGAACCTGCCGACCGGGCAACCCGTGCAGTACCACCTCGCCCCGACGGGTGCTCTCGTCCCGCGGGGTGGGGCGTTCCTGGATCCGACAGCAGCACAGCACGCCGCGGCGTTGGTCGCGGCAGAAGGCGGAACATGA
- a CDS encoding permease, translated as MFILNALGDALAAAGSMGWEILWPLILGFTLSGIIQAVVRTDRIMKLMHDDSPRAISVATGLGALSSSCSYAAVALARALFRKGASLSSAMAFEVASTNLVVELGLILAFVMGWQFTLAEFIGGPIMIILIALGFRLWMRGKILDAAREQADKGLAGSMEGHAAMDMSVQGNQGFWRRLFSKPGLTSVSQYFVMDWASVIRDVIIGLLIAGAFDAWVPKAWLQAIFLEGHPTLAFIIDPIIGPILAMVSFVCSVGNVPLAAVLWNGGISFGGVISFIFADLIIIPIIVIYRKYYGWKAALRITGIFYGAMVLAGWAVELLFTPLGLIPTNRHLSIVATTISWNYTTWLNIVFLLIAAFLLVVFIRSGSWSMLRMMSDAPEENSHGHSHT; from the coding sequence ATGTTCATCCTCAACGCGCTCGGCGACGCCCTCGCAGCCGCTGGCTCCATGGGGTGGGAGATCCTCTGGCCCCTCATCCTCGGCTTCACCCTGTCCGGTATCATCCAAGCCGTCGTCCGCACGGACCGGATCATGAAGCTCATGCACGACGACTCGCCTCGCGCGATCAGCGTCGCGACCGGACTCGGCGCCCTGTCATCGTCCTGCTCCTACGCCGCAGTCGCACTCGCACGAGCCCTGTTCCGGAAAGGCGCGAGCCTGTCATCCGCGATGGCGTTCGAGGTCGCATCGACGAACCTCGTCGTCGAACTCGGCCTGATCCTGGCGTTCGTGATGGGCTGGCAGTTCACCCTCGCGGAGTTCATCGGCGGCCCAATCATGATCATCCTCATCGCCCTCGGTTTCCGACTCTGGATGCGTGGCAAGATCCTCGACGCCGCCCGCGAGCAAGCCGACAAGGGCCTTGCCGGATCGATGGAGGGCCACGCGGCGATGGACATGTCCGTGCAGGGCAACCAGGGGTTTTGGCGGCGACTGTTCTCGAAGCCGGGGCTGACAAGTGTGTCGCAGTACTTCGTCATGGACTGGGCATCCGTCATCCGCGACGTCATCATCGGTCTGCTCATCGCCGGCGCATTCGACGCGTGGGTGCCGAAAGCCTGGCTGCAAGCGATCTTCCTCGAAGGGCACCCCACGCTCGCGTTCATCATCGACCCAATCATCGGACCGATCCTGGCGATGGTGAGCTTCGTCTGCTCCGTCGGTAACGTGCCCCTGGCTGCAGTGCTCTGGAACGGTGGGATCAGCTTCGGCGGCGTGATCAGCTTCATCTTCGCCGACCTGATCATCATCCCGATCATCGTCATCTACCGGAAGTACTACGGCTGGAAGGCCGCCCTCCGGATCACCGGCATCTTCTACGGCGCCATGGTCCTCGCCGGGTGGGCCGTCGAGCTGCTGTTCACTCCGCTGGGCCTGATTCCCACGAACCGGCACCTGAGCATCGTCGCGACCACAATCAGCTGGAACTACACCACCTGGCTCAACATCGTGTTCCTCCTGATCGCCGCGTTCCTGCTGGTCGTGTTCATCCGCAGCGGTTCCTGGTCGATGCTCCGCATGATGAGCGACGCACCCGAGGAGAACAGCCACGGCCACTCGCACACCTGA
- a CDS encoding inorganic diphosphatase yields MLFDVTIEIPRGSGNKYEVDHTTGRIRLDRAVFTSMVFPQDYGSIDNTLGEDGDPLDALVLLPRPTFPGVVITVRPVGMLRMVDENGGDDKILTVPAGDDRFAQLQDITDVPEPTLAEIEHFFAHYKEIEHGKHVTTNGWADRAAAEAVIRTAQEAHTRHP; encoded by the coding sequence ATGCTGTTCGACGTCACGATCGAGATTCCCCGCGGCAGCGGCAACAAGTACGAAGTCGACCACACCACCGGCCGGATCCGGCTCGACCGGGCGGTGTTCACCAGCATGGTGTTCCCCCAGGACTACGGCTCCATCGACAACACCCTCGGCGAGGACGGCGACCCCCTCGACGCCCTCGTGCTCCTACCCCGTCCCACGTTCCCTGGCGTCGTCATCACGGTCCGGCCGGTCGGGATGCTGCGCATGGTCGACGAGAACGGCGGCGACGACAAGATCCTCACCGTCCCCGCTGGCGACGACCGCTTCGCGCAGCTGCAGGACATCACCGATGTGCCGGAGCCCACGCTGGCGGAGATCGAGCACTTCTTCGCCCACTACAAGGAGATCGAGCACGGTAAGCACGTCACCACCAACGGGTGGGCCGACCGTGCTGCTGCCGAAGCCGTCATCCGCACCGCACAGGAAGCCCACACCCGACACCCGTGA
- a CDS encoding CrcB family protein produces the protein MTTRTDTPMPDDQLPSDPDVDVSDPAATMRPVHLRWRYVGLVAVGGAAGTALRDVISIVLPADGGVSWSIFWINITGALALGVLLEALAHRGPDAGRRRVLRLLLGTGVLGGFTTYSTLAESTAALFLDGHGLAGTGYALLTVLSGAIATACGLVVAGWFRPRTEDA, from the coding sequence ATGACCACCCGAACGGACACCCCGATGCCCGACGACCAGCTCCCCTCCGACCCGGACGTCGACGTCTCCGACCCCGCAGCGACCATGCGGCCGGTGCATCTGCGGTGGCGGTACGTCGGCCTCGTCGCAGTCGGTGGGGCCGCTGGTACTGCCCTCCGTGACGTCATCAGCATCGTGCTTCCTGCCGATGGCGGGGTGAGTTGGTCGATCTTCTGGATCAACATCACCGGCGCGTTGGCCCTCGGTGTGCTGTTGGAAGCGCTCGCGCACCGCGGGCCCGATGCCGGCCGCCGGAGGGTGCTGCGGCTGCTCCTCGGGACCGGGGTCCTCGGCGGGTTCACCACCTACAGCACCCTCGCCGAGTCCACCGCCGCCCTGTTCCTCGACGGGCACGGACTCGCCGGCACCGGGTACGCGCTCCTGACCGTCCTGTCCGGCGCGATCGCGACCGCCTGCGGTCTCGTCGTCGCCGGCTGGTTCCGACCCCGAACGGAGGACGCATGA
- a CDS encoding LysR family transcriptional regulator produces the protein MALRRLTDRTLDLDTLEVLVRVAETGSLTRAADVLGVTQQAVSARLRAAEQAIGQPLAHRTASGTALTDAGRVVLGLAVPVLEASRRLEAGVAALREPAGSLVVAASQTIAELLLPGWLLTHRAAAPDASVRLIAGNSADVTDLVRSGAADVGFTETPAAPPDLSSLVVDEDELVVVVAPHHPWASASGITADDLAETPLLLREEGSGTRATVEAWLDRAGLRLVAPAAVLETTGIIRANARAGIAPAVMSLRTVDTDLADGALVRVPLLGPPLIRPLRAIWTGRPGPAVTAFLDTARSSSAGGQISP, from the coding sequence GTGGCACTGCGGCGGCTGACGGACCGGACTCTGGACCTCGACACCCTCGAGGTCCTCGTCCGCGTCGCGGAGACCGGTTCGTTGACCCGCGCGGCCGACGTGTTGGGGGTGACACAGCAGGCGGTGTCGGCACGCTTGCGTGCCGCGGAACAGGCAATCGGTCAGCCGCTGGCGCACCGGACGGCATCAGGGACCGCGCTGACCGACGCCGGCCGAGTGGTGCTCGGTCTGGCCGTCCCGGTGCTGGAGGCATCCCGGCGGCTCGAAGCAGGCGTCGCCGCGCTTCGAGAACCCGCGGGATCCCTCGTCGTTGCAGCGTCGCAGACGATCGCCGAACTCCTGCTCCCCGGGTGGTTGCTCACCCACCGTGCTGCCGCGCCGGATGCGTCGGTGCGCTTGATCGCGGGGAACTCCGCCGACGTGACCGACCTCGTCCGTTCCGGCGCTGCCGACGTCGGATTCACGGAGACACCTGCTGCGCCACCTGACCTGTCCTCGCTGGTGGTCGACGAGGACGAACTCGTGGTCGTCGTCGCCCCGCACCACCCGTGGGCAAGCGCTTCAGGCATCACCGCGGATGACCTCGCGGAGACGCCACTGCTGCTCCGCGAGGAAGGGTCCGGCACCCGCGCCACGGTCGAAGCGTGGCTCGACCGTGCTGGGCTCCGCCTGGTCGCCCCAGCGGCCGTGCTGGAGACGACCGGCATCATCCGCGCCAACGCGCGGGCCGGCATCGCGCCGGCGGTGATGAGTCTCCGCACCGTCGACACCGACCTCGCCGACGGTGCCCTCGTCCGAGTGCCGCTACTCGGCCCGCCACTGATCCGGCCGCTGCGCGCAATCTGGACGGGCCGCCCGGGGCCCGCTGTGACGGCGTTCCTAGACACCGCCCGCAGCTCGAGCGCCGGTGGTCAGATCAGTCCGTAG
- the eno gene encoding phosphopyruvate hydratase, whose product MNDYISGIHHHGAHQGEYVTHHDHPVTIDAVHGARILDSRGHPTVRVSLELDDGRTVTGDAPAGASTGAHEAVELRDGGSKFGGRDVTQALHLINTDISGLLTGRSWSSIGRIDAALAELDGTTGYRRLGANSVVATSIAASRALAHAADLPLWQWIAEITGSTPRLPVPHFNVLNGGAHAANALDFQEFMIAPVDADSMADAVRIGADVYHALAALVRDRFGSLGLGDEGGFAPSIAAPEEALDLLVAAIRAAGYEPGVDQVAIALDPAANEFSQGAGSYRMLDDSLDRDGLVDYYRHLVDAYPIRSVEDGFAEDDHEGFRRMQAALGDRIQIVGDDLYVTDPQRIRDGGEQQLTNAALIKPNQIGTVSQTLGAIATATSVGMASMVSHRSGETTDTFIADLVVGTGTGQIKSGAPARGERVAKYNRLIEIAEQHPELPYGLI is encoded by the coding sequence ATGAACGACTACATCAGCGGCATCCACCACCACGGAGCACATCAGGGCGAGTACGTCACCCACCACGACCACCCCGTCACCATCGACGCCGTCCACGGCGCCCGCATCCTCGACTCCCGCGGCCACCCGACCGTTCGCGTCTCCCTCGAGCTCGACGACGGCCGCACCGTCACCGGGGACGCCCCCGCGGGCGCATCCACCGGCGCCCACGAAGCCGTCGAGCTCCGCGACGGCGGTTCCAAGTTCGGCGGCCGCGACGTTACTCAGGCGCTCCACCTGATCAACACCGACATCTCAGGGCTCCTCACTGGCCGGTCATGGTCTTCGATCGGGCGGATCGACGCCGCCCTCGCCGAACTCGACGGCACCACCGGGTACCGCCGGCTCGGCGCGAACAGCGTCGTCGCCACCTCGATCGCCGCATCCCGGGCCCTCGCCCACGCCGCGGACCTCCCGCTCTGGCAGTGGATCGCCGAGATCACCGGCTCGACGCCGCGCCTACCGGTCCCGCACTTCAACGTCCTCAACGGCGGCGCGCACGCAGCGAACGCCCTGGACTTCCAGGAGTTCATGATCGCCCCCGTCGATGCCGACTCGATGGCCGACGCCGTCCGCATCGGCGCGGACGTCTACCACGCGCTCGCGGCCCTGGTGCGGGACCGGTTCGGCAGCCTCGGCCTCGGCGACGAGGGTGGCTTCGCACCGTCAATTGCCGCCCCCGAGGAAGCGCTCGACCTGCTCGTCGCCGCGATCCGTGCCGCCGGCTACGAGCCGGGCGTCGATCAGGTGGCGATCGCCCTCGACCCGGCCGCGAACGAGTTCTCCCAGGGCGCCGGCTCCTATCGGATGCTTGACGACAGCCTCGACCGGGACGGGCTGGTCGACTACTACCGGCACCTGGTCGACGCGTATCCGATCCGGAGCGTCGAAGACGGGTTCGCGGAAGACGACCATGAGGGGTTCCGCCGCATGCAGGCAGCGCTCGGAGACCGGATCCAGATCGTCGGCGACGACCTCTACGTCACCGACCCGCAACGGATCCGCGACGGCGGCGAACAGCAGCTGACGAACGCGGCACTGATCAAGCCGAACCAGATCGGCACCGTCTCCCAGACCCTCGGCGCGATCGCCACCGCCACCAGCGTCGGGATGGCCAGCATGGTGTCGCACCGTTCCGGGGAGACCACGGACACGTTCATCGCGGACCTCGTTGTCGGGACCGGCACCGGGCAGATCAAGTCCGGCGCACCCGCCCGCGGGGAACGCGTCGCGAAGTACAACCGGCTCATCGAAATCGCCGAACAGCACCCGGAGCTGCCCTACGGACTGATCTGA
- a CDS encoding MFS transporter, with the protein MQSTRTVARARRAAFASFLGGTLEYYDFFVYTTAASLIFGRVFFPAGDPTAALIQSFAVLGVGYVFRPIGAFIFGHLGDRVGRKNTLVATLTIMGASTFLIGVLPTFQTAGYLAPILLVVLRILQGLSAGGETAGASTLTVEESPEGRRAFYASFTSSGISAGIVLASLVFLPVAALPEAARDSWGWRVPFLLSVVVLIVAYLVRRRLEEPEVFVDEKDAHRRARLPIVELFRSNPKAFLVVVLMSLVIVINTFMQSFGLAYATQISTLSPADMLWTSVAGNVLAVVWGQPVHRRGPGDIAELESGHSDDWGPRALLACLRKLCGGGPTEAERVVVEDAWATNDEFRVIYSWTGGRRVGIIRNRETTIDRMDVYATGDIATPEEFGQEVADFNIGEPLGAYGDILDVDADGLGWWGHIPLCRRS; encoded by the coding sequence ATGCAGTCCACCCGCACCGTCGCGCGAGCACGACGCGCAGCTTTCGCCAGCTTCCTCGGCGGCACCCTGGAGTACTACGACTTCTTCGTGTACACGACCGCGGCATCGCTGATCTTCGGCCGGGTGTTCTTCCCTGCGGGGGATCCGACCGCCGCGCTGATCCAGTCCTTCGCGGTGCTCGGAGTCGGATACGTGTTCCGGCCGATCGGCGCCTTCATCTTCGGGCACCTCGGCGACCGCGTCGGCCGGAAGAACACGCTCGTGGCGACGCTGACGATCATGGGCGCCTCGACGTTCCTCATCGGCGTCCTCCCCACGTTCCAGACGGCCGGCTACCTCGCGCCGATTCTGCTCGTCGTGCTCCGGATCCTGCAGGGCTTGTCCGCCGGTGGCGAGACCGCCGGCGCTTCCACGTTGACGGTCGAGGAGTCGCCGGAGGGTCGCCGGGCGTTCTACGCGAGTTTCACGTCTTCGGGCATCAGCGCCGGGATCGTCCTGGCATCGCTCGTCTTCCTTCCCGTCGCCGCGCTGCCGGAAGCCGCCCGCGACAGCTGGGGATGGCGAGTCCCGTTCCTGCTTTCCGTCGTCGTCCTGATCGTCGCGTACCTCGTGCGCCGCCGCCTCGAGGAACCTGAGGTGTTCGTCGACGAGAAGGACGCCCATCGGCGCGCCCGTCTGCCGATCGTCGAGCTGTTCCGGTCGAATCCGAAGGCGTTCCTGGTCGTCGTACTGATGTCGCTGGTGATCGTCATCAACACGTTCATGCAGTCGTTCGGCCTCGCGTACGCGACCCAGATCAGCACGCTGTCACCGGCGGACATGCTCTGGACCAGCGTCGCGGGCAACGTGCTCGCTGTCGTCTGGGGACAGCCCGTTCATCGTCGCGGCCCCGGGGACATCGCGGAACTCGAATCAGGACACTCCGACGACTGGGGTCCACGAGCGCTTCTTGCCTGTCTACGGAAGCTTTGTGGCGGCGGGCCCACGGAAGCCGAGCGGGTGGTCGTTGAAGACGCCTGGGCCACAAACGATGAGTTTCGCGTCATCTACTCCTGGACCGGTGGCCGACGAGTCGGCATCATCCGGAATAGAGAGACCACCATCGACCGGATGGACGTCTACGCAACCGGAGACATTGCGACACCCGAAGAGTTCGGCCAGGAGGTAGCGGACTTCAACATCGGAGAGCCCCTGGGGGCGTACGGCGACATCCTCGATGTTGATGCCGACGGTCTCGGGTGGTGGGGCCACATCCCCCTTTGCCGCCGCTCGTGA
- a CDS encoding tyrosine-type recombinase/integrase, with amino-acid sequence MSVKKADNGRWRARVYHRGKQVSMATFDRKKDADAWELGQKTTLASGTWSDPRNAEMTLAELIKEFLTERRGLVSQQTYDTDETNLRLHVSDQMKRLPIGSIDGRQLRRYVANLVRTKRHSTAKRIRESLGGVFAYAVREAYISHNPVLDAPLGRGDGTETNTVRPFTESEFRSMLVAQRALNPNYADVVEFLRETGLRWGEMKALRVRNIVTNPFPAVMVERSKSDGYPEKQTKGRRSRKVPLMGNAEEIAMRHADGKSPDAFLFRSTGGSELSGPNFTRDLRWKTTAGNHRVHDLRHTAATAWMSDGINVKTISVWLGHSTTQQTVNRYSHWMNDDGDMAAIARMMRARRERSEERDLS; translated from the coding sequence ATGAGCGTCAAGAAGGCGGACAACGGACGTTGGCGCGCCCGCGTCTACCACCGCGGCAAGCAGGTCTCGATGGCGACGTTCGACCGGAAGAAGGACGCCGACGCTTGGGAGCTCGGCCAGAAGACGACTCTCGCATCCGGAACCTGGTCCGACCCTCGCAACGCCGAGATGACGCTCGCAGAACTCATCAAGGAGTTCCTGACCGAGCGGCGCGGACTCGTCTCGCAGCAGACCTACGACACCGATGAGACAAACCTCCGCCTCCACGTCTCAGACCAGATGAAGCGGCTTCCCATCGGTTCCATCGACGGCCGGCAGCTGCGAAGGTACGTCGCCAACCTCGTGCGCACCAAGCGGCACAGCACCGCGAAGCGAATTCGGGAGTCGCTCGGTGGGGTCTTCGCGTACGCGGTGCGGGAGGCGTACATCTCGCACAACCCAGTCCTGGATGCGCCGCTCGGTCGCGGGGACGGAACGGAAACGAACACCGTCCGGCCCTTCACCGAGTCGGAGTTCAGGTCGATGCTCGTGGCTCAGCGAGCCCTGAACCCGAACTACGCCGACGTTGTCGAGTTTCTTCGGGAGACCGGCTTGCGCTGGGGAGAGATGAAGGCGCTCCGTGTCCGCAACATCGTCACGAACCCCTTCCCCGCAGTCATGGTCGAGCGCTCGAAGAGCGACGGGTACCCCGAAAAGCAGACGAAAGGACGGCGAAGCCGGAAGGTCCCTCTCATGGGCAACGCAGAGGAAATCGCGATGCGCCATGCTGATGGCAAGTCGCCCGACGCGTTCCTGTTCCGGTCGACCGGCGGCTCCGAACTGAGCGGACCGAACTTCACCCGCGACCTTCGCTGGAAGACGACGGCAGGGAACCATCGTGTCCACGACCTTCGCCACACCGCCGCGACGGCGTGGATGAGCGACGGAATCAACGTCAAGACCATCTCTGTATGGCTCGGTCACAGCACGACACAGCAGACCGTCAACCGCTACTCCCACTGGATGAACGACGACGGCGACATGGCCGCCATCGCCCGGATGATGCGAGCTCGACGCGAGCGCTCCGAGGAGCGAGACTTGTCATGA
- a CDS encoding DUF305 domain-containing protein codes for MQTTTMRALAAAAALAIGLTLAGCSTNNTSSPETSSSESSSSKSTSAASHNDQDVKFTQQMLPHHQQAIEMSDMLLAKGSGVQADVGTLAKQIKAEQVPEIMEMTGWLKAWNKPTQMPSMSGMNHSAMSGMMSDSDMQDLQNASPRDAGQLYLEQMIQHHTSAVDMAKTEVTKGKNADAVALAKSIVQSQTEQITQMQDMLASK; via the coding sequence ATGCAGACCACCACCATGCGCGCTCTCGCGGCCGCCGCAGCCCTGGCCATCGGGCTCACTCTCGCGGGCTGCTCCACCAACAACACCAGCAGCCCAGAGACGTCGTCGTCGGAATCCTCGTCGTCGAAATCCACCTCCGCGGCGTCGCACAACGATCAGGACGTCAAGTTCACGCAGCAGATGCTGCCCCACCACCAGCAGGCCATCGAGATGAGCGACATGCTCCTCGCGAAGGGCTCCGGCGTGCAGGCCGACGTCGGGACGCTGGCGAAGCAGATCAAGGCCGAACAGGTCCCCGAGATCATGGAAATGACCGGCTGGCTGAAGGCGTGGAACAAACCGACCCAGATGCCGAGCATGTCTGGGATGAACCACTCTGCGATGTCGGGGATGATGTCCGACTCCGACATGCAGGACCTCCAGAACGCGTCCCCGCGGGACGCCGGGCAGCTCTACCTCGAGCAGATGATCCAGCACCACACCAGCGCCGTCGACATGGCGAAAACCGAAGTCACCAAGGGCAAGAACGCAGACGCGGTCGCACTCGCGAAGTCGATCGTGCAGAGCCAGACCGAGCAGATCACCCAGATGCAGGACATGCTCGCATCCAAGTGA
- a CDS encoding ATP-binding protein translates to MLVQVCGLPGAGKSTLSAAIAELMPSLTLRVDAIEGAMWKYQIPREQSGIAAYSIMHAIAVPNLRRGQVVIADAVSGVEPARAGWVSTADAAGVPLRVIEVVCADVDEHRRRVEQRANDLPGFTLPTWDEVQRTADEYEPRTDDRLITDSTRPLEETVRQALDYLELHAR, encoded by the coding sequence ATGCTGGTTCAGGTTTGTGGTCTTCCTGGTGCAGGGAAGTCGACGCTGTCTGCTGCTATCGCGGAGCTGATGCCCTCGCTGACGCTCCGCGTCGACGCGATCGAGGGCGCGATGTGGAAGTACCAAATCCCACGCGAGCAGTCCGGTATCGCTGCGTACTCGATCATGCATGCCATCGCGGTACCGAACCTCCGTCGCGGTCAGGTGGTCATCGCGGACGCGGTGAGCGGCGTTGAACCTGCTCGGGCTGGGTGGGTGTCCACGGCTGATGCCGCCGGGGTGCCGCTGCGCGTGATCGAGGTCGTGTGTGCCGACGTCGACGAACACCGCCGCCGCGTGGAACAGCGTGCGAACGACCTGCCCGGGTTCACGTTGCCGACGTGGGACGAGGTACAGCGCACCGCCGACGAGTACGAGCCCCGCACGGACGATCGGCTCATCACCGACAGCACCCGCCCTCTCGAAGAGACGGTTCGCCAGGCACTCGACTACCTCGAACTCCACGCCCGGTAG
- a CDS encoding helix-turn-helix domain-containing protein produces the protein MTDASANPQLEPMLTMDELSHYTQTSKSTLYSLRSQGRGPRGVRIGRALRFRTSDVDAWLNMLSDEAEAA, from the coding sequence ATGACCGACGCGAGCGCGAACCCCCAGCTGGAGCCAATGCTCACGATGGACGAGCTCAGCCACTACACGCAGACCTCGAAGAGCACGCTCTACTCGCTGCGAAGCCAGGGACGCGGCCCGAGGGGCGTCCGCATCGGTCGAGCCCTCAGGTTTCGGACGTCCGACGTCGATGCATGGCTCAACATGCTGAGCGACGAGGCGGAGGCAGCCTGA
- a CDS encoding CrcB family protein: MNAALILAVAVAGGAGAAGRFLLDGVINTGREFRLPVGTLTINVTGSLLLGIIVGAATHLGAVPVAVLGTGVMGGYTTFSTASFETVRLARSGRITAAAINVLGMLVVSVAAATAGILLGGTL; encoded by the coding sequence ATGAACGCCGCGCTCATCCTCGCCGTCGCCGTCGCCGGCGGTGCCGGCGCTGCCGGCCGGTTCCTCCTCGACGGGGTGATCAACACCGGCCGGGAGTTCCGGCTCCCCGTCGGCACGTTGACGATCAACGTAACCGGGTCGCTGCTGCTGGGGATCATCGTCGGTGCCGCCACCCACCTCGGTGCGGTGCCGGTCGCGGTCCTCGGCACCGGGGTGATGGGCGGCTACACCACGTTCAGCACCGCCAGCTTCGAAACCGTCCGCCTCGCCCGCAGCGGCCGGATCACCGCCGCCGCGATCAACGTTCTCGGGATGCTCGTCGTCTCCGTCGCCGCCGCGACCGCCGGCATTCTCCTCGGCGGCACCCTGTGA